The genomic window AGACCGCACCGAAGCCTGCTCCCAACACCACCGCCGGTGTCAACGCAAAGGCCCTATCGGCTGAGGGCGGCACCATGCTAACCACGTGAGCGAGCACCCTCGTACCCGCCAGCACGCCGAAGCCCGTGAGGACTACACCGGCCACAAAGGAAAGGACAATGGCCTGCGCGTGGCACAATGAGACGCCGCGCGTGTCTCCGCGTGCTGCAAAAGCGTCCGCGCGGTGCAAGAGCACGGTGTTGATCCGCCGGCACCCTCGCACCAACCATCCGCCTGCCCAAGCCACTCCCAAGCCCCAAAGAAGCGAGCCACAGAGTAGCACTTCGGGCCT from candidate division KSB1 bacterium includes these protein-coding regions:
- a CDS encoding PTS sugar transporter subunit IIC → LLWLAEVPVGGVRTNEGNVGALVSAAVLIMLARGMQRPEVLLCGSLLWGLGVAWAGGWLVRGCRRINTVLLHRADAFAARGDTRGVSLCHAQAIVLSFVAGVVLTGFGVLAGTRVLAHVVSMVPPSADRAFALTPAVVLGAGFGAVCALLLRRKNLWALAVGLFAGLLLLR